The Bacteroidales bacterium genomic sequence GTGTCAAGTCAAGTGTGAAGTTTCGTATAAGTTGAAGTTATTTTTGAAATGTCTGTTCCTTCAAAAGCAGGAATTATGTTACCTTTTGAGTCGGATACAGAAAATGAAGATGTTTTAATGCTGTTAATGCCTATGATGATTAATAATCAGCAGAAAGTAAAGAATAATACAGCCCGTAAGATCAATTACGGGCTGTTTTTATGATTTATTTTAAACTGAAAGTTATCGGGATTGAATAATAAACGTCTACAGGTTTCCCGTTTTTATATCCGGGTTTCTTAAATAAAGGTAGTAAATTTATTACTATCAGAGCTTCTTTATCCAGAATTTTAGAAATGCCTTTTTGTATTACTGCATCACCTACTTTCCCGGTCTTATCAACAACAAATTTGATAAAAACCGTGCCTTCTTCTCCATTTTTTTTAGCAATTTCCGGATATTTAACATTTTCGGCTAAAAATCTTCTGAGTGCCAATTTACCTCCCGGAAATTCAGGCATTTCATCTGCTTGATCATATATTGTATCTTGGGTTGCCGAAACACTGTAATTGTATGTTTCATTTTTATTTCCTGAAAAAGAAAACAGCAAAAACGTAAACGTCAGAACAGGTATTGCTAATAAGAGTTTTAATTTAGCTGTTTTGTGTGATTTAAGTTTGTTAATCATAATTATTCGTTTTAATGTTAAAGACTTATTAAAATAATTTGCAAATCCAAATTGAAATCCAATTTGCTGCTTAATCAAGAGCATTTTATATTCATCGGCTTGAAAGCCCTGCAGGATCACTTTTTCGTCTGATAAATATTCGTGGAGCGTTTTCAAATGTTTTTTATAGATATATATCATAGGGTTAAACCACTGAAAAATAATTACTAATTCAAGTAAAATAATATCAATAGAATGTTTTTGATTTACATGAATAAGTTCATGTTGAAATATACGATTGAAATTTATTCCTTTTATATCATTTTTATTAAAAAATATATAATTCATAAACGAGAACGGAGAAATCTCTTTGTCTGTTATATAAATTTTCTTTCCATGATAAATTTGGATTTTACAATTTTTTGCAAATTTTTTAACAGATCGTAGTTGGGACAGAAGCCTGATTAACAGGAATAATACAACTGAAATATAGATTAAGGCTATCCAATCAATGAGGTAAATTGAGTTGTTATAGGGCTTGATTATTATTTCTTCAATTTGAATTGTGTTTGTTATATAATTAGAAAAACCGAATTGATTTGATACAGGTAAAATAAATTCAAAAGCAGGTATTATAAAAGATATGGTCAGAGATGTTAGTAAGAAGAATCTGTGCAAGCTGTGAAAGGTCTCTTTTTGCAAAAATATTTTCCAGACCGTAAAAAACAGAAACATTGAAATAATAACTTCGGTTGTATAATTTAAAAAGTTTAGCATTGTTTTATAATTTATTTTGTTTTTTCTTTTGGATTATTAAATCCATTTCTTTTTTTAATTTTTCTAATTCATTAATTGACAATTCTTCTTCTGACGAGAAAAAAGACAGCATTTGTCGGAAAGAACCGCTGAAATAATTTTTCATGAACTTTTTCATGAACTTTGTAGTATAATCTTGTTTGCTGATAACAGGAAAATATTGATACGTTCTACCGTAGGCTTTATGATCTATAAACTTTTTATTTTCTAAAATCCTGATGATTGTAGAAACTGTATTATAAGCAGGTTTAGGATCAGGAAAATGTCCAATAATATCTTTTACAAAGCCTTCATTGATTTGCCACAAGATATGCATAATTTGTTCTTCTGATTTTGTAAGTTCTTTCATTGTAATATCTTTTGAACAAAGGTATAACTAAATAGTTAGTTATACAACTAAAAGTTTAGTTCTTTTTTTAATTTGCCTGATTGAATTGTTGTAAATTGTATATTGTGAGGGAGTTAGTTGGTCTATAAAGATTTTCTGAAACTTGCTTTTTTTTTATTAATTTACGTCTCTTACTATATTTATTATTATATTTTTATCGGACAACAGTGAATTAAAATATTGTAATTTTAATCTATATTTAAATAAAAGCGTTAAGTTTGATACATAAATTAAAATTATGAAATATATATTTATCTTATTAAGTTTTTTGTTTTTGAGTTCTTGTTCCGTAAATAAAACTTTTTATGAAGACGGAATAATAAAAACAAAGAAATTTAAAACAAGTAAAGGACAAAAAACTAAAAATTACAATAAAACAGGCACATTATTTTCTGTTAAGAAAGTTGGGCCAAGCAACTTTACGAGAATATTACACAACGGAAAAGTAGTTAACGAACAAATAATTAAAACAAAATTAAAAAGATTTTACGAAACAGGTTTCCGAAAGAAGAAATTTACATATAGCAGTATTATGACTAACCATGGTTTTATTTATCAATACGAACTTCTTGAATATAACAAAAACCGCAATTTAATTCAGCAAATAAATTACATCCATTACAAGAGAGAACCGGAATTTATTGTAAAATCAGGAAAAAATGAAAAATTAGAATTTAGTATGGATACTATTTTAAATTATATCAACAAAGTAACAGCAAATAAACAACAATGATTAATAAATATAAAATTTTTCTGTTTAACATATCCTTTATAAAATGAAACATACTTTATTACTTCTTTTTATTTTTTTATCTTTTATTTCAAATGCACAGGAAACTAATCCTTTTAGTATTTTGTATAATGATATGTATTTTAAAGCATATACACATCTTACAGAAAATGAAGATAAATATTTGGGAGACAAATATGAGGATTCATATCTTGAAACTTTAGGTACAATACACTCTTTTATCGGAAAATATGATAAAGCAATTGAATATTATATAATAAGGAATAAAAAGAAAGGATACATTCCTGATTCATTAAAGCAAATTGATTTATCCGGTTCCGGTATTGTCCAAGATGATTTGAACAATTTATATACGAAATACAATGTTGCAATGTTCAACGAAAGTCATCATATTTCTCAACACAGGGCTTTTATTTATTCTCAATTGGAAATTTTAAAATCTTTGGGATATAACCAACTCGCTTTGGAAACTTTGAATGATAAAGACAGTACTTTATACGAAAGGAATTATCCTGTTAAAAAAACAGGGTTTTATACAAATGATCCTGTTTATGGAAATCTTATTCGCAAAGCATTGGAATTAGGGTTTAAATTAATTCCTTATGATACTAAAAATATGAGAAGAGAAAAAGTACAAGCAGATAATATTTTCAAACAATATAATCCTGCAAAAGGGAAATTAATTGTATACGGAGGTTACGGGCATATTGCAGAAACCGGTGAATACAAAATGATGGGACAACATCTGAAGAATATGCTTGAAGAAGATGTTTTAAGTATTTCTCAATTTACTCATTATCATATTAAACCGGTATTTCCTGCGAGTAATGATTATGAATTTTTTTTACAAAAAGATTCTACTAATTACTTTGATTATTTCTTCTATACAAAACCAAAATCTTTGGTTTCAAATATTCCGTATTGGTATAAATGGATGAACTTCAAAACTAAACCATTAAATGAAATTTATAATAAACCTATTAATTATCCTACATTAATTCAAATTCATAATATTAACGAAAAAGATGCAGTTCCTGTTTATCAATATTTGATTGAAAAAGAAGAGGATGTATTAATTGCTTATCCAAAATCCGGAGAATATAAATTGAAAGTTATTGATAAAAACGGAGAAAGTGAATTCAAAGTTGTTCTTTGATTTTTGTAATTCATCGGATGACTCCTCTAAAATCTGTATGTTATGAAATTCAATTTACTGTAAATAAAAGTCATCCGATGAATATTTTACTGAAAACTGTACTAAAATATAAGTTCTGAAATCTAAATTCTAAATTCTAAAATCAAATATCTAATATCTACTTCAATATTTCCCTCGAAATAACAATCTGTTGAATCTCGGAAGTTCCCTCATAGATCTGAGTCAGTTTGGCTTCACGCATTAATCGTTCTACATGGTATTCTTTAACATAACCGTAACCACCGTGTATTTGAACGGCTTCAGTAGTAACATACATAGCGGTTTCTGCTGCGATATATTTAGCGCTTGCACTTGCCAAATTATAATCTTTGTGTTGATCCTTTAGCCATGCTGCTTTATAAACCATGTTTCGGGCAGCTTCGGTTCGTACTTCCATTTCAGCTAATTTAAATGCAATGGCTTGATGTTCTGATATTAATTTACCGAATGCTTTTCTTTCTTTCGAATATTGGATTGAAAGATCCAATGCTCCTTGTGCAATACCAAGAGCTTGGGCAGCAATACCAATTCTGCCGCCGTTAAGAACAATCATGGAGAACTTGAAACCAAAACCGTCTTCACCTATACGATTTTCTTTAGGAATTTTAACATCGGTAAACATTAATGAATGTGTGTGTGAGCCTCTTAAACCCATTTTGTTTTCTTTGGGACCTATTTCAAAACCTTTACAACCTTTTTCTATTATAAAGGCATTAATGCCTCGGTGTCCTTTTTCCGGATGTGTATGGGCTATTACAATAAAATAATCGGCAATAGAGGCGTTTGATATCCAATTTTTAGTTCCGTTAAGAAGATAGTGATCATCTTTTTCTATTGCAGTTGTTCTTTGTTTTGTAGCATCAGAACCGGCTTCCGGCTCTGATAAAGCAAAAGCACCGATTGCTTCACCTTTTACCATAGGCACTAAATATTTTTGATTTAATTCCTCACTTGCATAAGTTTCTAAACCCCAATTTACTAATGAATTTTGTATTGACATTACAACAGATGCGGAGGCATCAATTTTTGAAATTTCCTCCATGGCAAGAACATAGGAGACTGTATCCATTCCTTCGCCGCTGTATTTAGGGTCAGTCATCATACTCATAAATCCCATTTCCTGCATTTTTTTTATTTGTTCAACGGGTTCAACTTCATTGTCGTCGCGTTCAATAACACCGGGGAGTAATTCTGTGCGAGCAAAATCACGTGCCGCTTGTTTGATCATTAATTGTTCTTCGGTAAAACTGAAATCCATATCTTGAAAATATTTAAATGTTAGTATTTTAAAAATTACTTACAAATATAGTATTTTTTAGGCGATCTTTTTATGTTTTACAGCAATCTGTCGGAAAAAACTATAATATATTCGGTTTTATATTGATTTTGGCAGGTAAGTATAATTTTAGGAGTGCCCTTAAATAATATCATTAACCCGCATAATTCATGCGATTAGCTTTGTGTAGATGCGAGGCGTCGAAACCCGCAGACATATTTTTTATATTTCAAGGGTTTTGCAACGAAGCATATGCACAAAGATAATTGCAAGCGACACCCAAATTTGAGTATGTAGTTTTATTGTGTGCATACACATATTAGGTTGACAGACAGGATATTAGCGGCATTACAATATTGAAGTGGTGAATAATACGGGTTATTATATTATTGATGAGTATGGTTTGAAAAAAGGAAAACGTATAATCAAAAAAACCTGTTATAATGCTGTTTGGACAGGACTCTTTCTTATATTTTCAATTTTCGAGTTTAAAAGATTAAGTACTTTCTTACCGGAATCTAAATCATTAAATATGCCGGATTTTGTATCTTTAAACGTATCTTTCAGTTTAGTAAATAATTCGTGATAATAGTTAATTCCTTCGTGTAGATTCTTTATAAAAGTTATAAAATACTTTTGTTGTTTATTTGTTACAGGAAAATTCGTTTCTTCAATTTTATTTTTAAGAAAATCAATATAAATATTTAGTTCTTTTATAAACATATTCGGGCGATCGTTTCTTATGAAATTTGATCTTCCGTAAATATGATCCGTGATTTCTTCTAATCTCATTTTTTTTGAGAAATATGCCATATTCGGACCCGGACAAACTGAAACTCCGGTACCTTCAATTTTAGTTTCTAAATTATTCTTCAACAATGCAGTTGTACCTAAACCTACACAAATACATGATTTGTCAACGATTTTTTCAAATTTGTTTTGATATTCTTCAGGAGACAGATTTTCATTATCCAGTTCTTTTATTTTTAAACGTTGGTACAGACGTGAAGCTGTACAAATAGCTTTATCAGTAAATTCTTTATTAGATACAAGATATTTTTTAGGGCATGAACTTCCCGGTCTTCCTTTATCAATCAAAGATAATTTTTCAATATCTTTAGTATTGCCTTTAAGACTGTTGAAAGGAACACCGAGAGGAGAAATATTACTTAAATACAAATCATCTTCTTCAGCTTCAATTAATTTAGTTATAGTAGATTCATCAACTGTTGTTACTTCAGGTACTAATAGGAAAGGAGTACCCCAACCAACAGAATCTATTTGATAATGATCAATTAGAAATTGATGTTCTTCTGCGGTACCGACACCGCCTTGAGCAGTAATTTTTAAAGGTAATTCTGTTGTAGGTACCGGACGTTTTTTATCTGAAAGTGCCGGAACTAATATTTCGTGAATTGATTGAATAAGTTCTTTTCTGCAGTCCCTGAATTTTGCTAATATTGGTCCTAACAG encodes the following:
- a CDS encoding BlaI/MecI/CopY family transcriptional regulator, translated to MKELTKSEEQIMHILWQINEGFVKDIIGHFPDPKPAYNTVSTIIRILENKKFIDHKAYGRTYQYFPVISKQDYTTKFMKKFMKNYFSGSFRQMLSFFSSEEELSINELEKLKKEMDLIIQKKKQNKL
- a CDS encoding M56 family metallopeptidase — translated: MLNFLNYTTEVIISMFLFFTVWKIFLQKETFHSLHRFFLLTSLTISFIIPAFEFILPVSNQFGFSNYITNTIQIEEIIIKPYNNSIYLIDWIALIYISVVLFLLIRLLSQLRSVKKFAKNCKIQIYHGKKIYITDKEISPFSFMNYIFFNKNDIKGINFNRIFQHELIHVNQKHSIDIILLELVIIFQWFNPMIYIYKKHLKTLHEYLSDEKVILQGFQADEYKMLLIKQQIGFQFGFANYFNKSLTLKRIIMINKLKSHKTAKLKLLLAIPVLTFTFLLFSFSGNKNETYNYSVSATQDTIYDQADEMPEFPGGKLALRRFLAENVKYPEIAKKNGEEGTVFIKFVVDKTGKVGDAVIQKGISKILDKEALIVINLLPLFKKPGYKNGKPVDVYYSIPITFSLK
- a CDS encoding acyl-CoA dehydrogenase family protein; amino-acid sequence: MDFSFTEEQLMIKQAARDFARTELLPGVIERDDNEVEPVEQIKKMQEMGFMSMMTDPKYSGEGMDTVSYVLAMEEISKIDASASVVMSIQNSLVNWGLETYASEELNQKYLVPMVKGEAIGAFALSEPEAGSDATKQRTTAIEKDDHYLLNGTKNWISNASIADYFIVIAHTHPEKGHRGINAFIIEKGCKGFEIGPKENKMGLRGSHTHSLMFTDVKIPKENRIGEDGFGFKFSMIVLNGGRIGIAAQALGIAQGALDLSIQYSKERKAFGKLISEHQAIAFKLAEMEVRTEAARNMVYKAAWLKDQHKDYNLASASAKYIAAETAMYVTTEAVQIHGGYGYVKEYHVERLMREAKLTQIYEGTSEIQQIVISREILK